A genomic stretch from Photobacterium atrarenae includes:
- a CDS encoding oxidative damage protection protein — protein MSRTVFCARLKKEAEGLDFQLYPGELGKRIFDNISKEAWAEWQGKQTMLINEKKLNMMDPEHRKLLETEMVKFLFEGQDVVIDGYTPPSEK, from the coding sequence ATGAGCCGTACCGTATTTTGCGCCCGCCTGAAGAAAGAAGCGGAAGGCCTGGATTTTCAACTGTATCCGGGCGAGCTGGGCAAGCGTATTTTCGACAACATTTCCAAAGAAGCCTGGGCTGAGTGGCAAGGCAAGCAAACCATGCTGATCAATGAAAAGAAACTGAACATGATGGATCCGGAGCACCGCAAGCTGCTGGAAACCGAAATGGTGAAATTTCTGTTCGAAGGCCAGGACGTAGTGATCGACGGCTATACTCCGCCGAGCGAGAAATAA
- the mutY gene encoding A/G-specific adenine glycosylase, whose translation MMHPPLTPTDFQQRLISWQQTHGRHDLPWQQDPTPYRVLVSEIMLQQTQVATVIPYFERWMASFPTIEALAAASEDEVMSHWQGLGYYSRARNLRKAALYITEECGGQFPDQVETLLKIPGVGRYTAGAIASFAYNTYGPIVDGNVKRLFCRFFGIEGVPGTTQVDKTLWHLAETYTPNQSNRAFAQGLLDMGATVCKPKNPTCDDCSFQPECIAYQSNRVDQLPTPKPKKTIPTRTGQFLWIESNGKLLLEKRADNGIWGALWCLPQIHLEPEQLGEHVQLKGSFKHTFTHYKLDAKVWHVDRLGEQADNQQWFPFDACAELGLPTPIRKFLTRNAPQSA comes from the coding sequence ATGATGCACCCGCCTTTGACCCCGACAGACTTTCAGCAACGACTCATTTCCTGGCAGCAGACCCATGGCCGCCATGATCTTCCCTGGCAGCAGGACCCGACCCCGTACCGGGTACTGGTGTCTGAAATCATGCTTCAGCAAACCCAGGTCGCCACCGTGATCCCCTACTTTGAGCGCTGGATGGCCAGTTTCCCGACCATTGAGGCCCTGGCTGCCGCCTCCGAAGATGAGGTGATGAGCCACTGGCAGGGGCTGGGCTATTACTCCCGCGCCCGCAACCTGCGCAAAGCCGCGCTGTACATCACCGAAGAATGCGGCGGTCAGTTTCCGGATCAGGTCGAGACCCTGCTGAAGATCCCGGGTGTCGGCCGCTATACCGCCGGGGCGATAGCCTCCTTTGCTTACAACACCTACGGCCCGATTGTCGACGGCAACGTCAAACGCCTGTTCTGCCGCTTTTTCGGCATCGAAGGGGTACCGGGCACCACCCAGGTCGATAAAACTCTCTGGCACCTGGCCGAAACCTATACCCCGAACCAGAGCAACCGGGCCTTCGCCCAGGGATTGCTCGATATGGGCGCCACCGTCTGCAAGCCGAAGAACCCGACCTGCGATGACTGCAGCTTTCAACCCGAGTGCATTGCCTATCAGAGCAACCGGGTCGATCAGTTGCCGACCCCGAAACCGAAGAAAACCATTCCGACCCGGACAGGACAATTTCTGTGGATTGAGTCGAACGGCAAATTGCTGCTGGAGAAACGGGCTGACAACGGGATCTGGGGCGCACTCTGGTGCCTGCCGCAAATTCACCTCGAGCCAGAGCAACTCGGCGAGCATGTCCAACTCAAAGGCAGTTTCAAGCACACCTTTACCCATTACAAGCTGGATGCCAAAGTGTGGCACGTCGACCGCTTAGGCGAGCAAGCGGACAACCAGCAATGGTTTCCTTTTGACGCCTGCGCCGAGCTGGGCCTGCCGACCCCGATCCGCAAGTTCCTGACCCGCAACGCCCCACAATCCGCCTAA
- the trmB gene encoding tRNA (guanosine(46)-N7)-methyltransferase TrmB, translating to MSEVSKASGEVTLSEFNEDGKLIRKVRSFVRREGRLTKGQEAALDNNWPTMGIDFAQQMLDWKEVFHREAPVVLEIGFGMGASLVEMAKNAPEKNFIGIEVHSPGVGACLMGAEEAELTNLRVMCHDAVEVFDYMIPDGSLDTVQLFFPDPWHKARHHKRRIVQSEFVEMVRKKLKIGGIFHMATDWENYAEHMVEVMNAAPGYENTATDGDYIPRPDDRPLTKFEARGHRLGHGVWDMKFARTE from the coding sequence ATGAGCGAAGTTTCTAAAGCCTCTGGCGAAGTCACCCTGTCTGAATTTAACGAAGACGGTAAGCTAATCCGTAAAGTGCGCAGCTTCGTTCGTCGCGAAGGTCGCCTGACCAAAGGCCAGGAAGCGGCCCTGGATAACAACTGGCCGACCATGGGTATCGACTTTGCTCAGCAGATGCTGGACTGGAAGGAAGTCTTTCATCGTGAAGCGCCGGTGGTGCTGGAAATCGGTTTCGGTATGGGTGCGTCGCTGGTCGAAATGGCGAAAAACGCGCCGGAGAAAAACTTCATCGGGATTGAGGTTCATAGCCCGGGTGTCGGTGCCTGCCTGATGGGGGCGGAAGAAGCTGAGCTGACCAACCTGCGTGTGATGTGTCATGATGCGGTTGAAGTCTTTGATTACATGATCCCGGACGGCAGCCTGGACACGGTTCAACTGTTCTTCCCGGATCCATGGCACAAGGCGCGTCACCACAAGCGTCGTATTGTGCAGTCTGAATTTGTGGAAATGGTCCGTAAGAAGCTGAAAATTGGCGGTATCTTCCACATGGCGACTGACTGGGAAAACTACGCCGAGCACATGGTTGAAGTGATGAACGCTGCGCCGGGGTATGAGAATACCGCGACTGACGGCGATTACATCCCGCGTCCGGATGATCGTCCGCTGACTAAATTTGAAGCGCGTGGCCACCGCCTGGGTCATGGCGTCTGGGATATGAAGTTCGCCAGAACTGAATAA